Proteins from a genomic interval of Neodiprion lecontei isolate iyNeoLeco1 chromosome 2, iyNeoLeco1.1, whole genome shotgun sequence:
- the LOC107226266 gene encoding 1-phosphatidylinositol 3-phosphate 5-kinase isoform X1, which yields MNKNMNSPSKLTEFAPLSPEENQPVVASLFSKLFNFTKGSLSNDGSATSPNNDEQSSSGESESWKQSDSVEKTPDEDTSSVMNLPLDTIEGRSLPNVLKRISNIVALKSSNLQSYKDTQLRSYWMPDSVSKQCYECGERFTTFRRRHHCRVCGQIFCSRCCSEVIPGKIMGCTGDLRVCTYCCKVVLSYLQSSDMGADLTADLKALQEDLQVKYGNDIPQAAQRNVNDDTDPEIQVRRKTSVGYMEEKYALGCASTGYLSSEERTMALQNSASLRMIYEEIFRSSQAIILQTHRLRLRSYPNCCLGSELVDWMIAQNKAATRVQATAIGQAMLEAGFIECMLTENVFTDGPTIFKPLKPARVQTNSDFSADKRTTCDAQEPAWVKTIPQHDSTTDSESETKQPNSMFSTIGRMPSSSSSFYLDLNLEASTVTLKRPTSEELSVLSVDSIDNLVEKKEVNFTAHECNSGVPDELLKDTLHVQDYKEKNSWHKSNNLKTAFGESNAYNRLETAYKQHEDSLLKQLLNKEGLAQSWSETILPIAHQIVDQVRPNLNHDADDMDIRQYIQIKKVPGGNRNECGIISGLICSKNVAHRGMNAMIAHPKILLLQCGLTYQRVEGKLLSLEPVMLQENEYLGHTVARITALGPDIVLVHRSVSRLAQDRLKDCGVTLVLNVKLSILERVARCTGANIVNSVDAHIAGRYRLGTCQKFYLRNFPNENNGVKTLMFFEGCANSHLGSTILLRGGSQNELKKVKKVTLMMIFSAYSWRMEKSFLMDEFARPPSPKADAFLDENSPKNSVDNADEPEDVLSIERNVDSIQINMFPENYATANDISKNEFSKGDFVFDKDRDLPFEVSRKNDESETQDIDNPLFSPDTFKQGSTVLKQDSDPYDTLKLFKSKSKSVASRDKNNETSSRYGSNSIEQIIRDSEQFATASEQNIATEPIKSNTKPHNASEINLINKEYKTDDVAMEMNYPKSDDEMSEKVKSKDKAACEEKRTYSKSVSDHSDPLHQYLNEENDVFNEANLTVQQLSVADLPLSNKFKKALDDTILSVSPYLTFSIPYLETEPGRNCTLRQFFPKEIYHSMQFTDKVEGVRSNSISAECGYQDNQMMNLRLKPPHAFVGTNITNSADSREVQTLLANFRACGSRIYPTNNVIMDMKPTVVPNDRNDHIAKRLDCLDPLTHQRLSVLFCSFSHSSNTTPAFCVNPWVVNMDLYGRNDIALGLFLERYCLTTEYMCPAQACRAQIAQHARRFTHEGGCVHIGLSKLGNEPFGQENTNRILMWSKCNKCKSVSPVVPMSDDTWSLSFAKYLELRFHGSIYIRRGSDSCQHSLHHDHCQYFSRNNMLAIFKYARVSQWEISLPPPLITINYDPKQHSNVIEEMKNVALKGDEVFSSIRDKLVTLAIDPESLNAMKQQLSKDQQYFKNKIEEIQLKLTSPTLENKKMEGRNAEKIVQSLMFRIEDGIVILKRLISEAVFGWNNRILEITAKKKDDKQRRFAERAMTTGSSNFIESEGFVIDDAAPETQLESPMSADYNAVDAVTAVQTDLQSDFVDNSDNEVVENSNPEDIVVIHESPKTHHRSYSDVLPLASDDIPDKKKKKKTILSQLLPSVPIINPIQCPLGSLEHHLLSLGSVVPIVVYESEPSSIIAYALDSLDYKHKLQELLRSTKGSELNPSPLYKRKFSDNKENASELTQSIESKRPSVLSFLRGSSPNLASPVETEKNLLSTDNLPQTTVATLDCEEDKKALKHQNYIEVQFNDTTTNFFCRIHFASQFAALRENVLLCGEDGFTRSLSRSVQWVAKGGKSGSAFCKTRDDRFILKEMSRLEMQIFLDFAPNYFAYMEKCQQTKQPTLLGKIIGVYRVSFKNNTTNAALRTSLLVMENLFYNRIIKDKFDLKGSVRNRLVNPEETDHEGEIVLLDENLLNMSCDSPLYIRPHAKAVLNKAIEMDTKFLADNSVMDYSLLVGLEPTTDELVLGIIDYIRTFTWDKKLETIVKRSGILGGQGKLPTIVSPEEYRARFIAAMHRYFLPVPDRWTGLGHGVEFS from the exons atgaacaaaaatatgaattcCCCGTCGAAATTGACGGAATTTGCTCCACTGAGTCCAGAAGAGAATCAGCCAGTCGTTGCATCTCTCTTCTCTAAGTTGTTCAACTTTACCAAAG GGTCGTTGTCCAATGATGGCTCGGCAACCTCTCCTAACAATGATGAACAAAGCTCTTCCGGAGAATCAGAATCATGGAAACAATCTGATAGTGTGGAAAAAACTCCAGATGAAGATACCTCGAGCGTTATGAATTTGCCACTGGACACTATTGAAGGACGTAGCCTGCCTAATGTTCTAAAGCGTATCAGTAACATTGTAGCGCTAAAAAGCAGT AATTTACAATCTTACAAGGATACGCAACTCAGGAGTTACTGGATGCCAGATAGCGTCAGTAAACAATGTTACGAGTGCGGCGAACGCTTCACAACTTTTCGTAGAAGACATCATTGCCGCGTATGTGGCCAAATCTTTTGTTCAAGATGTTGTTCTGAAGTGATTCCTGGAAAGATCATGGGTTGTACTG gTGACTTGCGAGTATGCACTTACTGTTGCAAAGTTGTTTTGTCCTATTTACAATCTTCCGACATGGGTGCTGACCTGACAGCAGATCTCAAAGCGTTACAAGAAGACTTACAAGTTAAGTATGGAAATGATATACCACAGGCAGCTCAGAGAAATGTCAACGATGATACAGACCCTGAGATCCAAGTCAGAAGAAAGACTAGCGTTGGATacatggaagaaaaatatgctttgggATG CGCTTCAACAGGATACTTGTCGTCCGAAGAACGAACTATGGCTTTACAAAACTCAGCGTCTCTGAGAATGATTTATGAAGAAATATTCCGTTCTAGTCAGGCTATCATATTACAAACTCACCGACTCAGGCTGCGGAGTTACCCTAATTGCTGTCTGGGTAGCGAGCTAGTTGATTGGATGATAGCTCAAAATAAAGCTGCAACTCG TGTCCAAGCAACAGCGATCGGTCAAGCGATGCTAGAAGCAGGATTTATAGAGTGTATGCTAACGGAAAATGTGTTCACGGATggtccaacaatattcaaaccaTTGAAACCAGCCAGAGTCCAAACGAATTCAGATTTCTCAGCAGACAAGCGAACAACTTGCGACGCACAAGAGCCTGCCTGGGTGAAAACTATTCCTCAACACGATTCAACTACAg ATTCCGAAAGCGAAACTAAGCAACCGAACTCAATGTTTTCTACAATTGGCCGTATGCCATCATCCAGTTCAAGTTTTTACTTGGATTTAAATCTGGAAGCTTCGACGGTGACATTGAAACGTCCGACGTCTGAAGAATTAAGTGTACTTTCAGTTGATAGTATTGACAACTTggttgaaaagaaagaagtcAATTTTACAGCACATGAATGTAACTCCGGTGTTCCAGACGAATTATTAAAGGATACACTTCATGTTCAGGactacaaagaaaaaaatagttggcataaatcaaataacttgaaaacTGCTTTCGGTGAAAGCAATGCTTACAATAGATTGGA AACTGCTTACAAACAACACGAAGATTCGTTACTCAAACAACTTTTGAACAAAGAAGGCTTGGCGCAAAGCTGGTCAGAAACAATCCTTCCTATAGCGCATCAAATTGTTGATCAAGTTAGGCCAAATCTCAACCATGACGCCGACGACATGGATATCAGACAGtacattcaaataaaaaaggtACCTGGTGGCAACAGAAATGAGTGCGGCATCATATCTGGCTTGATTTGTAGTAAGAATGTTGCTCATCGAGGCATGAACGCGATGATAGCCCATCCGAAAATTCTACTGCTACAATGTGGTTTGACATACCAACGTGTCGAAGGAAAATTACTGAGCTTAGAGCCAGTTATGTTACAG GAAAATGAATACCTAGGTCACACGGTTGCACGAATAACAGCACTTGGCCCAGACATTGTGTTGGTGCATCGATCCGTATCTAGATTAGCTCAAGATCGACTGAAAGACTGTGGTGTTACTTTGGTCTTGAACGTGAAGCTGAGTATCCTTGAAAGAGTGGCGCGATGTACCGGAGCAAATATTGTTAATAGCGTGGATGCCCATATAGCAGGGCGGTATCGTCTTGGCACGTGCCAAAAGTTCTACCTTAGGAATTTCCCAAACGAAAACA ATGGAGTGAAAACGTTAATGTTTTTTGAAGGGTGTGCAAATTCGCATTTAGGGTCTACTATATTATTGCGCGGAGGATCTCagaacgaattgaaaaaagttaaaaaggTGACATTGATGATGATCTTTTCTGCTTACTCGTGgcgaatggaaaaatcattcCTCATGGACGAATTTGCCAGACCTCCATCGCCGAAAGCTGATGCATTTCTGGACGAAAATTCACCTAAGAATTCAGTCGATAATGCTGACGAACCGGAAGATGTGCTGAGTATAGAAAGAAATGTTGACAGTATTCAAATAAACATGTTCCCAGAGAACTATGCTACTGCAAATGATATTAGcaaaaacgaattttcaaaaggCGACTTTGTCTTTGATAAAGACAGAGATCTACCATTTGAAGTCAgtagaaaaaatgatgaaagtgAGACTCAAGATATTGACAATCCATTATTTAGTCCCGATACTTTCAAACAAGGTTCCACAGTACTAAAACAAGATTCAGATCCATACGATActctgaaattattcaaatctaAATCGAAATCAGTTGCATctcgtgataaaaataatgaaacttCCAGCAGGTATGGAAGCAATTCTATTGAACAAATTATAAGAGATTCTGAACAGTTTGCCACAGCAAGTGAACAAAATATAGCTACAGAGCCGATCAAAAGCAATACCAAACCTCATAATGCTAGCGAAATAAATCTGATAAACAAAGAATATAAAACTGATGATGTTGCAATGGAAATGAATTATCCTAAATCTGACGATGAAATGAGTGAAAAAGTCAAATCAAAAGATAAAGCGGCGTGCGAAGAAAAACGTACTTATAGTAAATCTGTCAGTGATCACAGCGATCCACTGCATCAGTATTTGAATGAAGAGAACGATGTTTTCAATGAAGCTAACTTAACTGTTCAGCAATTGAGCGTTGCTGATTTACCATTATCCAATAAGTTCAAAAAAGCATTAGACGATACAATACTCAGCGTATCTCCATATTTAACATTTTCCATACCCTACCTAGAAACGGAACCAGGACGGAATTGTACACTCAgacaattttttcccaaagAAATATATCATTCCATGCAATTCACAGATAAAGTCGAAGGCGTTAGGTCAAACAGTATATCTGCGGAATGTGGGTATCAAGATAATCAAATGATGAATTTGAGATTGAAACCACCTCATGCTTTTGTTGGGACTAATATAACTAACAGTGCGGACAGCCGGGAAGTTCAAACACTTTTGGCTAACTTCCGAGCATGCGGAAGTCGAATATATCCTACAAATAATGTTATAATGGATATGAAACCAACTGTGGTGCCGAACGACAGAAATGATCACATTGCCAAACGGCTCGACTGCCTGGATCCCTTGACACATCAGAGGTTATCCGTTTTGTTTTGCAGTTTTTCTCACAGCAGCAACACTACTCCAGCATTTTGCGTAAACCCTTGGGTAGTGAACATGGATTTGTATGGTAGAAACGACATTGCTTTGGGGCTTTTCCTCGAACGTTACTGTTTAACGACCGAATACATGTGTCCAGCACAAGCATGCAGGGCACAAATAGCTCAGCATGCTCGAAGATTCACTCACGAAGGAGGCTGTGTTCATATCGGTTTAAGCAAATTAGGGAACGAGCCGTTTGGCCAGGAAAACACCAATAGAATATTAATGTGGAGTAAATGTAACAAGTGTAAGAGTGTGTCGCCTGTTGTTCCCATGTCAGATGACACATGGTCATTGTCGTTTGCCAAGTATTTGGAACTAAGGTTTCATGGAAGCATTTACATCAGGCGGGGAAGTGATTCTTGTCAACATTCACTTCATCACGATCATTGTCAATACTTCAGCAGAAATAATATGCTGGCAATATTCAAATACGCACGAGTATCTCAATGGGAAATATCTTTACCGCCACCGCTAATAACAATCAATTACGATCCAAAGCAACACAGCAACGTCAtagaagagatgaaaaatgtgGCACTCAAAGGAGACGAGGTCTTTTCTAGCATTCGGGATAAGCTTGTTACCTTGGCTATCGACCCTGAAAGTTTGAATGCCATGAAACAGCAGCTATCGAAAGACCAGCAGtacttcaaaaataaaattgaagaaattcagTTGAAGCTAACATCACCAACATTAGAGAATAAGAAAATGGAGGGCAGAAATGCTGAGAAAATTGTACAGTCATTGATGTTTAGGATTGAAGATGGTATTGTGATTTTAAAAAGGCTAATATCCGAGGCAGTTTTTGGCTGGAATAACAGGATCCTAGAGATCACTGCCAAGAAAAAGGATGATAAGCAAAGGAGGTTCGCGGAACGAGCAATGACGACTGGGAGTAGCAATTTCATTGAATCAGAAGGATTCGTTATAGATGATGCAGCACCTGAAACACAACTTGAGAGTCCAATGTCAGCTGACTATAACGCTGTCGATGCAGTTACCGCAGTTCAAACTGATTTGCAAAGCGATTTTGTTGATAATTCAGATAATGAGGTAGTAGAAAACAGCAATCCCGAGGACATTGTAGTGATTCATGAATCCCCTAAAACTCATCATAGGTCGTATTCCGACGTGCTGCCATTGGCGTCGGACGATATACCggacaagaagaaaaagaagaaaacaatatTATCACAATTACTGCCGTCGGTCCCCATCATCAACCCTATCCAGTGTCCGTTGGGTTCTCTTGAACATCATTTACTTTCATTAGG GTCAGTCGTACCGATCGTTGTGTATGAGTCGGAACCTTCGTCCATAATAGCCTACGCACTTGATTCTCTTGACTATAAACATAAACTGCAAGAACTGTTACGATCTACAAAAGGCTCTGAGTTAAATCCGAGTCCACTTTACAAGCGGAAATTCTCTGATAACAAGGAAAACGCATCTGAATTGACACAATCAATAGAATCAAAACGGCCGTCagttctttctttcttacgTGGCAGCAGTCCCAATCTTGCCAGTCCAgttgaaactgaaaaaaatttactgtcAACAGACAATTTGCCACAAACTACCGTCGCTACTCTTGATTGTGAAGAAGACAAAAAAGCACTTAAACATCAGAATTATATAGAAGTCCAGTTTAATGACACAACAACGAATTTCTTCTGCAGAATTCATTTCGCTTCACAGTTTGCTGCTTTGAgagaaaatgttttacttTGCGGCGAGGATGGATTCACCCGGAGTTTGAGTCGAAGCGTTCAGTGGGTTGCTAAAGGTGGAAAGAGCGGCAGTGCATTTTGCAAGACTAGAG ATGACCGTTTTATTTTGAAGGAAATGTCTCGGTTAGAAATGCAAATATTCCTTGACTTTGCACCTAACTATTTTGCGTACATGGAAAAATGTCAGCAAACGAAGCAGCCGACGttacttggaaaaattattggaGTATACAGAGTATCGTTCAAAAACAATACTACTAACGCTGCTCTACGAACTAGTTTGTTAGTTATGGAGAACCTGTTTTATAACAGAATCATTAAGGATAAATTCGACCTAAAGGGTTCCGTGAGAAATAGACTAGTTAATCCCGAAGAGACAGATCACGAAGGAGAAATTGTTTTACTGGATGAAAACTTGTTGAACA TGAGCTGTGATTCTCCGTTATACATAAGACCTCATGCCAAGGCAGTTCTAAATAAAGCTATAGAAATGGATACAAAATTTCTAGCTGATAATTCTGTGATGGACTACTCATTGCTAGTAGGTTTGGAACCAACCACCGATGAACTGGTACTAGGGATTATTG ATTACATACGTACTTTTACATGGGATAAGAAGCTGGAAACAATTGTAAAGAGGTCGGGCATCTTGGGTGGTCAAGGAAAACTGCCAACTATAGTATCGCCAGAGGAATACAGAGCCAGATTCATAGCAGCAATGCATCGTTACTTTCTACCAGTGCCAGACAGGTGGACGGGATTAGGTCACGGAGTAGAATTCTCATAA